The genomic interval TATCTGTTTGCTTGATTGAGGAGCTAGAGTATAGTTTTGAGGTCGCTCTACAAGCTTGAGATCACCCATGGTAGCCAACTCCAAGCACAAATTCTGCAGTGTCTCGTTAGTTCGATTTATGACAGTGACATCAAGTACAATATCGTAATGATGAACAGTGACATATGCTTCTGCATAAACAGGATCACTGAATCCTGTGAGCTGAAGAATGCGATTCAGTTTATTTGCATCATCTCCATCGTTTGTGAACTCTCCTGTAGCACGTTTCAGATCGTCTTGGACCTCATCCTCCAACTCCAGCTGGCTCATGCCCTGAAAAATATGCACTTGTAAGATAATCATATGAAAGCTAATAGCATGGCATGAACATAGACGATGAAGACAAATTGTATCTTATTGAGTAGCAGTTTTGAAAAGACCGATCAAGGAAAACATTAACAAAACACATGACCATCTTAGTGAAAAGTGTCACTCATATCATGTATAGATTATATGAACAGTTTAGTAAAATGCTTTTGTACTACTTAAGATGTATCGATAGAATGTGTGTTGAGCACAAACcaagtttaaaatttaaagagGGTAAGAGAAATGCATCAATTTATAATAACATTTGTGATAGAGatccaatacaaaatttatgatTATCAAAATTACTCAAAGTAAATGAAGAAATAATGAAACATAATACTATATATAAACATAGAAAAGCATTTTAATAGAAAAAACACGAGTATGCCATACCTTTCTGCTCTTCAAATGGTAGAAATCAATAAGGTCATCAGGTTGTGCATTAGATGTTTGAGCCTTAGCTTTTATCTCCTCTGTTTCACGGCGCTGCTTATCTGCTAGCATTTTCACAAAGCTTTCCCTGCACGACTGCAACCATATTTTTCTAACATCATCGCCGGTGTTGCATAACAATCTGATACACAACACAATCCTCTCATGAGAATCGTTATCAATGGGTTGTGGAAGAGCCGAGGATTGACCCAATTGAAGCATAGaaacaaatatcaataaaactTGTGTAGTTGTTTTGTTAACTTCACTTTTTAAAGACTGAACCTCTTCCAATCTCAATACAAGCTTTGTCAATGTGCAAGCTACAACAGCCCCCAGAAAAAAGTCACCGGAAAGAATAAGAGATCTCAAGTTTCCAATAGAAGCCAAAGATCCTTGGACGAGTGTAGGTGGAGACAAAGCAGTTTCCAATACAGCACTTTGGGTGGCATAAGTCCCATCGGCAAGTACCAGAGGCCTCCTAGATGACACAGTGGTTGAGTTTACAGGCTGAGATGTCTTCTGAGCACTTTGATCCTCCCCTTCTTCAGAAGGGGTAAAAAATGGAAGGTCCCCAAGACATTGCTTAATAGTCACAATTCCACTCTCAACTTCAGAAAGCGAAAGGCAATACTCACCAATGATCCAGAGAGCACCAGCACACACCCTAGAAGCACGAATCTGGTAAAAAGTATCCAACAGCCTAGTTATAATAGAAACACGCAACTTCGGGTTGGTTTCAATAATCTCACgtacaaaaacaacaacatcTAACGCAGAAGCCACATTGGTGTCACCCAAGAAGTCCATCAAAAGATGAACCACAGTGCTCGCAACCTCAGGGAACTTAATAGCGCAAGTATGGATAGCTTGCACCAACATCTGCCTATACTCGCCATTCTTCTCATGCTCACCACTTTGAGTCTTAACAACCTCTTTCTTCAACATAAGAACAACCTCATCCACATTTCTATGCGTGATCAAATCAAGCACAATATCAAGAGTCTTCCTCTTAATATCGAGATTCGGGCTAGACAAAGCTCTAAGCACATCCATAACCAACTCAACCATAATCTCCCTATGTGAAGCTTTAAGCTCATTAAGCCTATCAAGAACAATAAGCTTAACATTGTTATCACTCTGAGAGAGCAAAAGCTGGCAGTAAGTACTAGCTGCAGCCCTAACCGCAGTTGGGGCCGAAGACAAGGAAACAAGAGTACCAGCACACTCATAGATAACAGCACTTGAAGGAGCATTCAAAAGTGATATAATAATCTTAATATACTTTCCCTTCTCACCCTTATTGATTCTACAAACTTTCTTAATCAATTCTAACACAACCATCTGAAGCTGTTCACCCCAATCAATAATTCTATCAACATGTGTAAAAAGGTAATTAACAGCACGATCTTCTTCACAAGTAAAAAGCATAAGAAAAGCATTATGCTTACTAGAATTATCCTGTTCCGAAGACAAAAACTTCTCTATAATCTCCGGTGCATCGACAAGCAATTGATCACCACCAGGAAGTCGATAAACAGACATAACAGCAAGAACAGCATTACGACGAACAAAAGGATGACGATGATCCAAATTCTGTAGAATCGAAGGAATCAGAGGCTCCACAATCTCAGCCTCCTTAATACGACAAAGAAATCGTAAAGTAACTCCTCGTATAAACTCATTAGGATGCTGAAGATTATTACGAAGATTCTGACAAATAAGAATCATCTCAGGAAGTACTTTACCTTTATTATCAGTCTTTTCAATAATCTCCAAATAAAGAAGGAGAAGTTTCTGGATAATGTGATCTTCAGAAGGAAGAACGTAACGAATAATAGTGATAAAGAGTTGAGGAATGGTCTCACCATTAAGGAGTAGCAAAATAGCTTTTTTCATAGCTTCGATCTTGTATTCGATTTCGTTTCCTTCTAAAGCTTCCTTGATCTCGTTGGCCATGGCGGGTGTTCCCTTGTCGAAGTGAACCAGTAACGTACATGCCTTTTCCTTCTCCATTTTCGGAAAATTGGAGATCTGAGAAGATTGGAATTGAAGTTTTTTTCAGATCTAGGGATTTGAGTGAGTGGTTAGTGAGAATTTGAATGGAGAATTGGGAATGTTACAGAAATGTTTTCGTgttcgaggaagaagaaggtgaaAATTTGGAGATCTAAAGGCCGTGGATGTATTTGGGCTGGGCCGGCCCAAGATTAAGCCCAATAAGAAGTTTAGGCCCATGTACATAGGTATTGGgagaagttgaaaaataccttttttccaaatttacctctaaataaaatttaatttaaatatatttttttattgagtATTGTACCTAAATTATCCTCACACACTTACATAACTAAGatataatttcaaatataataGATTTGTGTTCTTTCTAAATAGATGTATAAGTTTGTAAAAAATTTAAGAtaaaattttgattaaaaaataatgaaaactatCGTGAAGTGATAGAGGTAAAATTAGTAGAATGATTGAAAAAATGggtaaacataataaattttaaaaaagaaggtaaaaattataaacatcaAGTTAAAAGAGGTATGTAGTGTAATTCCCCTTAAGTACTTTGGATTTATATAAGTTTTTGTTGAGaggaattttcatttttatagttCTAAAGgtataaatttgtaaaaatatgaatttttctaaaaagttaaaaattatggGAAAAATAATATAAGTTAACTCTGCTTACAGTTACCCTCTTAAAGTAATTGATTACCCATTTTAGTTAttggttttttcattttttttttttgtttttttattgaattttttctataaaataaaatttttgagaaaaagttatatttttgctcAAATAGTATAAAAATCCATAAAGTTTGTATCTCTCTCTCATATCTATCCAAAAATTAATTTGTCATCCACTTTGAGTGTACTTAATTCATTGTATAGTGAGTATGAATTAGAgatactcaaaaaaaaaaaaagcaaattaataatattctctaaaaaaaaatcataaatcatTACAAAGAGGGGATCTCTTGGTGAAATCAAAGGTATATACTTTTGTCAAGGGATTTTTACACAAATACCTAAAATtgcactttaaaaaaaattcacaaattttcTAGTTACATTTTTATGAACAACAACATTATTTTCAGATTGTATCTATAATGTAGCTGCAACTCGAAAAAAGCCTAAAAACAATTGTATAGATCACTTTTATAGTCATCCATTGAAGATGTTCTAAATGGAGCAAAATTAGGGGTGTccacaaagtatccgatccaatccaatctacacgatccaattcaatccaatccgcaaaatgcggatatccgcacttgtgcggattggattggattgaaaaatctaaaattcgcacttgtgcggattggatgttgtttgacctcaaaaagtaaccgattcaatccaatccgcacttaattatatatattttttaaaaaattataatatataatatatattaattaaaaaaagacacaaacttctaatttcttaatcttttttagtaatatagtgagttggtgcattttatttattttgtaataaaaaatacaagaaaaataattattattcatatagACAcgtacacataaagtttaaatatatatatactagcttatttattttagtaatagatacatatatattttagtgtaaatctaaagataagtatatatatatattgatatatatgtatattggtttaatttgtatataaatagagatggaaatagattattattagagATTAAgaaataatagttttttttttaatttttttctatgaaatattaaataatttattattaaaaaaataaccgatccaaaataaccgattcaatccgcactattgcggattggattgaattggatttaaactcttacgcggatcggattggatccaaaatatgaaatccgcacttagtgaagattggatgttgtttgaccaaaaaagtgcggattggatcggatgaacacccctaagcaaaatgacaaaaaatgttagactaattaaataaatttcccttgttttaaaatatttagtttAGATACATGTATTGTATGTAGGATTTGAAAAATGACATACAGTATAACAAAGTTAAATGAAAGACAACTTAACTTATATAGAAACAATGCCATAGTGCttaaatgtatttatatatgtatttaaatCCATACAAATATTGATAAAATTGTGGATccgtaattttgtaatttttgtttttttttttttagatttttacactaaatattgaaatttttaatctttttatttttgtactgCTGGgtgaaatttttttcaaaaatattgtgcaagttttatactgtgtactgtgttaagtttttacggttgttttttagttgttccactgttattttaattgttcaattttattattttacggttgttttattaaaaaatagtatttgtatAAAAAATTTCGTGtaacagtaaaattataaatttttatacaaAATGATGGAATGCCCTTAAATACATATTCCATATATAAGATGATTTGTCAAATTTCAAGTTATTCAATTTGTACCGTAAAAATATAGGAgacgtttggttgggaggaatgaaaatataggaataggaatgggaatgggaataagaataggaatggaatggaataaaatttgaaatgcataaaaaaaattgataaaaaaataattaaattttttttcttgttacattggaatggtcattccttcctttttaaaatggaatagccattccaccaaaatggtggaaagagcattccattggaatgccattccaatactttaaaatgcaaccaaacaaaggaatggaatgaaaattgtttcctttccattccattccattttattacctccaaccaaacgccaccttaatgTAATCTTCTCTAAATTATTTAGAGTTATGCACATAAAAT from Cannabis sativa cultivar Pink pepper isolate KNU-18-1 chromosome 4, ASM2916894v1, whole genome shotgun sequence carries:
- the LOC115715291 gene encoding coatomer subunit beta-1 — its product is MEKEKACTLLVHFDKGTPAMANEIKEALEGNEIEYKIEAMKKAILLLLNGETIPQLFITIIRYVLPSEDHIIQKLLLLYLEIIEKTDNKGKVLPEMILICQNLRNNLQHPNEFIRGVTLRFLCRIKEAEIVEPLIPSILQNLDHRHPFVRRNAVLAVMSVYRLPGGDQLLVDAPEIIEKFLSSEQDNSSKHNAFLMLFTCEEDRAVNYLFTHVDRIIDWGEQLQMVVLELIKKVCRINKGEKGKYIKIIISLLNAPSSAVIYECAGTLVSLSSAPTAVRAAASTYCQLLLSQSDNNVKLIVLDRLNELKASHREIMVELVMDVLRALSSPNLDIKRKTLDIVLDLITHRNVDEVVLMLKKEVVKTQSGEHEKNGEYRQMLVQAIHTCAIKFPEVASTVVHLLMDFLGDTNVASALDVVVFVREIIETNPKLRVSIITRLLDTFYQIRASRVCAGALWIIGEYCLSLSEVESGIVTIKQCLGDLPFFTPSEEGEDQSAQKTSQPVNSTTVSSRRPLVLADGTYATQSAVLETALSPPTLVQGSLASIGNLRSLILSGDFFLGAVVACTLTKLVLRLEEVQSLKSEVNKTTTQVLLIFVSMLQLGQSSALPQPIDNDSHERIVLCIRLLCNTGDDVRKIWLQSCRESFVKMLADKQRRETEEIKAKAQTSNAQPDDLIDFYHLKSRKGMSQLELEDEVQDDLKRATGEFTNDGDDANKLNRILQLTGFSDPVYAEAYVTVHHYDIVLDVTVINRTNETLQNLCLELATMGDLKLVERPQNYTLAPQSSKQIKANIKVSSTETGVIFGNIVYETSSNVHDRSVIVLNDIHIDIMDYISPASCADVTFRTMWAEFEWENKVAVNTVIQNEKEFLDHIMKSTNMKCLTPPSALEGECGFLAANLYAKSVFGEDALVNVSIEKQGDGKLSGYIRIRSKTQGIALSLGDKITLKQKGSSV